One region of Peribacillus simplex genomic DNA includes:
- a CDS encoding ROK family transcriptional regulator — MSFKKTPSHQKYANKKRIIQCIQQCSPISRAEIAVKLQLSKPTVSLAVDELIQEKWVFEKGIGESSSQGGRRPIQLFFNEEAAYIIGTDIGGTKVKIVLCDLSGKILAETSFSTKNYLQSGLLKQMAIETERLIAKNQIVKNRILGMGVGIPGITQTASGLVIEAPSLGWIQYPFIAEAKRYFDFPIFLDNDVNAAALGEQWLGNAQNKRNLLFIAVGTGIGSGIILNNQLYRGASSAAGEMGYMVTDKEDMKREFKPIFHRYGYLESVAGGKSIGGHFTRAVLKDPQHSLFERAKSSELTGEDAFLSAKKGDTTAMAVINEAIEHLACGIVNAASLLNPDVIILGGGVLNSSEYILPRIREIVDRYLPSLVEMKISQLGENAGVLGAVSLFLREHDSILNFHDEGD; from the coding sequence ATGAGTTTTAAAAAAACACCCAGTCATCAAAAATATGCAAATAAAAAAAGGATCATTCAATGCATTCAACAATGTTCACCCATTTCAAGAGCGGAAATCGCCGTTAAGCTTCAGTTGAGTAAACCGACTGTTTCTCTGGCTGTGGATGAACTTATACAGGAGAAATGGGTATTTGAGAAAGGGATTGGAGAGTCCTCTTCTCAAGGTGGGAGAAGGCCTATCCAGCTCTTTTTCAATGAGGAGGCTGCCTATATCATTGGGACTGATATTGGCGGGACGAAAGTGAAAATCGTTTTATGTGATTTAAGTGGAAAAATCCTTGCTGAAACTAGTTTTTCAACAAAAAATTATTTGCAATCAGGTCTTCTTAAACAAATGGCGATTGAAACGGAACGGTTAATTGCAAAGAATCAGATTGTGAAAAACAGGATATTAGGGATGGGGGTTGGGATTCCTGGTATAACGCAAACGGCAAGCGGATTAGTCATAGAGGCACCGAGTTTAGGATGGATTCAATATCCGTTTATAGCGGAAGCGAAACGGTATTTTGATTTCCCTATTTTTCTCGACAATGATGTAAACGCGGCGGCACTCGGTGAACAGTGGCTGGGTAATGCACAAAATAAGCGGAATTTGTTGTTCATTGCGGTTGGAACCGGTATAGGAAGCGGGATTATCTTGAATAACCAGTTATACAGAGGGGCTTCCAGTGCAGCTGGGGAGATGGGTTATATGGTGACGGACAAAGAGGATATGAAGCGTGAATTCAAGCCGATTTTCCATAGATACGGTTATCTGGAAAGTGTCGCAGGAGGAAAATCGATTGGCGGTCATTTTACCAGAGCTGTTCTCAAAGATCCTCAGCATTCTTTATTTGAACGGGCCAAGTCATCCGAACTGACAGGGGAAGATGCCTTTTTGTCCGCGAAAAAAGGGGACACGACAGCCATGGCCGTCATTAATGAAGCAATCGAACATTTAGCCTGCGGAATTGTCAATGCGGCTAGTTTGCTAAATCCAGATGTGATCATATTAGGAGGTGGTGTATTAAATTCTTCTGAATACATTTTACCTAGAATTCGTGAGATCGTTGATCGATATCTTCCAAGTTTAGTAGAAATGAAAATTTCACAACTGGGAGAAAACGCAGGAGTATTAGGAGCGGTTTCCCTATTCTTAAGGGAACATGATAGCATTTTGAATTTTCATGATGAGGGGGATTAA
- a CDS encoding ABC transporter permease: protein MIKNRDTRLTIWLLIPVVLVLVAYVLYPSSRTFIESLQKDGSISLGNYQDFFVQESKTNLEALWNSVYISILSVLVSALIGIPLAFIFNRYDFPGRSFFSSAAILPIVLPSLVGVMAFMFLYGESGLIPNAIKDMFGLDKVPFKIGGVSGILIVHAYTMYVYFYMTVSAAINKIDPSLEEAAYNLGANKFKVFWKVTFPLLTPAIVAASLLVFMISMASFSAPFLLAGGYRVLSLQIYFSKINGDMEIAATQSVILSIVSISFLLFMRWYQNRKDYRMASKGIGAHRSEVKNPFMKWVMVVTGIIGVLILLLPHFTILLLSLVPDGTWTFQTYPTVFNAENYRLLFEDPNIFKPLRNSLLMAVIATLANLVFGVIASYVLVKRKFVGKSFIDILVMIPWALPATVIGMNLIFAFNEPSVFSFGQILVGTFWILPLAYFIRHIPLVVRSTNAVLEQLDDSIEEAARNLGAKWFYTFRKVILPIILPGVLSGTLLAFIESVGEFPTSVLLYTISNRPISIEIMNQLRMFNMGQAAAYGMIQITLIVIVLFISNKFFGIKAEKAL, encoded by the coding sequence ATGATTAAAAATCGTGATACTAGACTAACGATTTGGCTCCTAATACCAGTTGTATTAGTGCTCGTGGCTTATGTTCTCTATCCATCGTCGAGAACATTTATAGAAAGTTTGCAAAAAGACGGATCGATATCCCTGGGGAATTATCAGGACTTCTTCGTACAGGAATCAAAAACGAACCTAGAGGCTCTATGGAATTCCGTTTATATATCCATATTGAGTGTATTGGTCAGTGCCTTGATTGGCATTCCGCTCGCATTCATTTTTAACCGTTACGATTTTCCAGGCAGAAGCTTCTTTTCATCAGCAGCGATTTTGCCGATTGTTCTTCCATCATTGGTGGGGGTTATGGCCTTTATGTTTTTATATGGAGAATCGGGATTAATTCCAAATGCTATCAAGGATATGTTCGGTCTCGATAAAGTTCCATTTAAAATTGGCGGGGTATCAGGAATCCTGATCGTTCATGCCTATACGATGTATGTCTATTTTTATATGACCGTATCCGCTGCAATCAATAAAATTGATCCCTCCCTGGAAGAAGCTGCATATAACTTAGGCGCAAATAAATTCAAGGTTTTTTGGAAGGTGACATTTCCATTATTGACACCTGCCATCGTTGCCGCTTCTTTACTTGTTTTCATGATATCAATGGCTTCTTTCAGTGCCCCGTTTCTATTGGCTGGCGGGTACAGGGTGTTGAGCCTGCAAATTTATTTTTCGAAAATCAATGGTGATATGGAAATTGCTGCCACTCAATCCGTCATTCTATCCATTGTTTCAATTTCATTTCTATTATTCATGCGTTGGTATCAGAATAGGAAAGATTACCGCATGGCTTCGAAAGGGATTGGGGCACACAGGAGTGAAGTGAAAAATCCATTTATGAAGTGGGTGATGGTCGTAACGGGTATCATCGGCGTACTTATTCTGCTTTTACCGCACTTTACGATTCTATTGCTTTCGCTTGTGCCGGATGGAACCTGGACGTTTCAAACGTACCCGACAGTATTTAATGCGGAAAATTACCGACTTTTGTTTGAAGACCCCAATATCTTTAAACCGTTACGAAATAGTTTACTGATGGCTGTTATTGCCACACTAGCAAATTTGGTGTTTGGGGTCATCGCGTCCTATGTTCTTGTTAAACGGAAATTCGTCGGGAAAAGCTTTATTGATATCCTAGTCATGATTCCGTGGGCCTTGCCTGCAACGGTTATTGGGATGAACTTGATATTCGCATTTAATGAACCTAGCGTTTTTTCTTTCGGTCAAATATTAGTAGGAACATTTTGGATTTTGCCCCTTGCCTATTTCATCAGACATATTCCCCTTGTTGTTCGTTCAACTAACGCCGTTCTGGAACAGCTTGATGACTCAATTGAGGAAGCGGCAAGAAACTTGGGGGCAAAGTGGTTTTATACCTTCAGAAAGGTCATTTTACCGATTATTTTGCCTGGTGTTTTATCAGGGACATTATTAGCCTTTATAGAGTCTGTAGGAGAATTCCCAACCTCAGTCCTGTTGTACACGATTTCAAACAGACCCATATCTATTGAAATCATGAATCAGCTTCGGATGTTCAATATGGGGCAGGCAGCTGCCTATGGGATGATTCAAATCACGCTGATAGTTATCGTTCTTTTTATTTCGAACAAGTTTTTTGGAATAAAAGCGGAAAAAGCTTTATAA
- a CDS encoding ABC transporter ATP-binding protein — MASIKIENVQKAFGKTIAVDHLNLEIKEGEFFTFLGPSGCGKTTTLRMIAGFYYPTKGVVRFGNKDMTRVPPEKRNTGMVFQNYALFPHMTVFENVAFGLRVRKVSSSDLKGKVLDALRKVRLESYSSRQVSQLSGGQQQRVALARALVIEPEILLLDEPLSNLDAKLRDEMRGEILRLQRDYKITTIYVTHDQAEALSMSDRIAVFNFGVCHQVGTPAEIYNRPANDFVASFIGEINLLPVQVEKVQQDNIVVTLKNSEQPIKFNVQNQVSEGISILQTDYDLAVSIRPEAIRILDVAEEGMNIFKGKINSVQFFGSVVNVMVDVQNVLLRVDVFNTHEFGYFYQGKEVYVQLPGKQLRLIPVISGEVP, encoded by the coding sequence ATGGCGTCAATAAAAATAGAGAATGTCCAAAAAGCCTTCGGGAAAACGATAGCTGTTGATCATTTAAATCTGGAAATCAAAGAAGGCGAGTTTTTTACCTTTCTTGGCCCAAGTGGCTGCGGTAAAACGACAACGCTTCGGATGATTGCCGGTTTTTATTATCCTACAAAAGGCGTCGTCCGATTCGGCAACAAAGATATGACGCGTGTACCTCCGGAGAAAAGGAATACAGGCATGGTATTTCAAAACTATGCCCTCTTTCCCCACATGACTGTATTTGAAAATGTTGCATTTGGTTTGCGCGTGAGAAAAGTTTCTTCAAGCGATTTAAAGGGGAAAGTGCTGGATGCACTTCGCAAAGTCAGACTGGAGAGCTACTCGAGTCGTCAAGTGAGCCAGTTAAGCGGAGGACAGCAGCAGCGTGTTGCCCTTGCCAGGGCCCTGGTTATTGAACCGGAAATATTGCTGCTGGATGAACCATTAAGTAATCTGGATGCCAAGCTTCGTGATGAAATGAGGGGAGAAATCTTAAGGCTGCAGCGTGATTATAAGATTACCACCATTTATGTCACACATGATCAAGCTGAGGCATTGTCCATGAGTGATCGGATTGCTGTGTTCAATTTTGGTGTATGCCACCAGGTCGGGACGCCGGCAGAAATTTATAATCGGCCGGCCAATGATTTCGTGGCGAGTTTCATAGGTGAGATTAATCTATTGCCCGTTCAAGTCGAAAAAGTTCAACAAGATAATATAGTGGTAACCCTAAAAAACAGTGAACAACCGATTAAATTCAATGTACAAAATCAAGTTAGTGAAGGAATTTCTATTCTGCAGACTGATTATGACCTTGCTGTTTCGATTCGTCCTGAAGCAATCAGGATTCTGGATGTGGCCGAAGAGGGAATGAATATCTTTAAAGGTAAAATCAATTCCGTCCAATTCTTTGGATCTGTAGTAAATGTAATGGTGGATGTTCAAAACGTGTTATTAAGGGTGGATGTATTTAATACTCATGAATTTGGTTACTTTTATCAAGGGAAGGAAGTATATGTCCAACTTCCTGGGAAACAGCTGCGCCTTATCCCTGTCATAAGCGGTGAAGTTCCATGA
- a CDS encoding extracellular solute-binding protein, whose amino-acid sequence MKKRKKSLVSVLTLSAAILISGCNGTDTKTNSDAGGAKGEKGELEDKIVVYSPHGKDILSTFEKQFEGKYGIDVEWLDMGSQEILDRVRSEKNNPQADVWWGAPSTNFNQAKDEGLLAAYKPTYSDSLESGFRDPEWYWTGTSQTPEVIMYNSKEISKAEVPKDWDELLDPKWKDEIIIRYPLASGTMRTIFSAMIYRTYKDTNDPQEGYDWLKKLDQNTKEYSANPEMMYNKVAKGEGTLSVWAMPDVVMLKENKNYPFEFVIPESGTPVLTEGIAIVEGAKHPKAAEAFYEFVNSPEAAKILAEDFYRIPTRSDVKDLPEWITDTEIKAMDIDWNAFQEKGDEWMKYWDENIKSGDKEIKE is encoded by the coding sequence ATGAAAAAGAGGAAAAAGTCGCTTGTTTCAGTACTGACTTTATCGGCAGCAATATTGATTTCAGGATGTAACGGTACTGATACGAAAACGAATTCGGATGCTGGCGGTGCCAAGGGAGAAAAAGGTGAGTTGGAAGATAAAATCGTCGTTTATTCACCGCATGGCAAAGATATTTTATCAACATTCGAAAAGCAGTTCGAAGGTAAATATGGCATTGATGTTGAGTGGCTTGATATGGGGTCTCAGGAAATCCTTGACCGTGTTCGCTCAGAAAAAAATAATCCGCAGGCAGACGTTTGGTGGGGAGCACCTTCCACAAACTTCAATCAAGCAAAGGATGAGGGGCTGCTAGCTGCTTATAAGCCTACCTATTCCGATAGTCTCGAGTCAGGATTCCGCGATCCGGAATGGTATTGGACGGGAACGAGCCAGACACCGGAAGTCATCATGTACAACAGCAAAGAAATATCCAAAGCCGAAGTGCCGAAAGATTGGGATGAGCTGCTTGATCCGAAGTGGAAAGATGAAATCATCATCCGCTATCCGCTAGCCTCCGGGACGATGAGGACAATTTTTTCTGCGATGATCTATCGTACGTATAAGGATACAAATGATCCACAAGAAGGATATGACTGGTTAAAGAAGCTCGACCAAAATACAAAGGAATATTCAGCCAACCCGGAAATGATGTATAACAAGGTGGCAAAAGGAGAGGGCACGCTTTCCGTTTGGGCAATGCCGGATGTTGTCATGCTGAAAGAAAATAAAAATTATCCGTTTGAGTTCGTCATTCCTGAAAGCGGAACGCCAGTATTGACAGAAGGAATTGCCATCGTTGAAGGTGCCAAACATCCCAAAGCGGCTGAAGCGTTTTATGAGTTTGTGAATTCACCAGAAGCCGCAAAGATTTTGGCGGAAGACTTTTACAGGATTCCGACCAGAAGTGATGTGAAGGATTTACCTGAATGGATCACGGATACAGAAATTAAAGCGATGGATATTGATTGGAATGCATTCCAAGAAAAAGGTGACGAGTGGATGAAATATTGGGACGAAAATATAAAAAGTGGGGATAAAGAAATTAAAGAATAA
- a CDS encoding NEW3 domain-containing protein: MKKALVSLLSLWFVLASLPLGGSAAKTEKANVELWNAVKPLETTVTFLNSGAHPDDERSDFLAYLSRGLGVKTSSLIANRGEGGQNEIGDELDNALGIIRSREMIEAAKITGVKAYHLSETTSDPIYDFGFSKTPGETLEKWGEKLTYERLIRFIRTYQPDILMPSFQNDDTQHGHHRTMTILSERAFKDAADPTVFPQQLKQGLSVWQVKKLYLPVSSADQATTSIEIGKYDPIYGVTYPQLGEQSRYLHKSQGMGSDIPAAPRQIHLDLKQSAVDTKKQSDLFAGVPYNFTEWAEKLPHSASKLKGEFKYLQRNLDAVITAYPNDKRVFSTSQTALSNVRSIIAQIKKAKLSPATKNDLIHKLSLKDEQLQNVSYVSSGLDVQAKAASMILTKGQNTNVTVTLKNNGKQALKKVAAALNVPKGWTAKTKSKEINLKPNESAKITYQVKVPEDAAYYHAYDESTITTNISYKYGSTKTAIKEELDGTIAVLPDVGLTLSPEDIVVNTVDVKEEIPVTVTLKNYTEGKTSAKVALKIPENWGILPKKATVSLNEKSEEKQVKFTLTPPKAIQNGEYQVKAVATVNGKTFDSTIQEISYDHIGTFYYQYPAATNTVAFELLMPASLKVGYIESGFDKVADYLSNAGLNITKLTAADLAEGDLSQYDTIVTGIRAYLSREDLKANNARLLEYVENGGHLVVQYHKPGDGWDALKTAPYPLTLGNPSIRWRVTDENAAVNVLKPKSALFNYPNKITSDDWNNWDQERGLYFPMKWDNRFETFISMADPNEAPFDGGILMAKYGKGTYLYTNLVLYRQIQGQVPGGYRIMTNLISYGQ, encoded by the coding sequence ATGAAAAAAGCTCTGGTATCTTTGCTTTCTCTTTGGTTCGTTCTTGCATCATTGCCGCTCGGGGGCAGCGCTGCAAAAACGGAGAAAGCCAACGTTGAGTTATGGAATGCAGTCAAGCCACTCGAGACGACCGTGACATTCTTAAACAGCGGAGCCCATCCAGATGATGAGCGAAGTGACTTTCTCGCTTATCTATCGAGAGGATTAGGTGTGAAGACATCCAGCCTGATTGCAAATCGGGGTGAAGGGGGACAAAATGAAATTGGGGATGAACTGGACAATGCTCTTGGAATCATCCGTTCAAGGGAAATGATAGAAGCTGCAAAAATCACTGGGGTGAAGGCGTATCATCTAAGTGAAACAACCTCTGATCCCATTTATGATTTCGGCTTCTCTAAAACACCAGGGGAAACATTAGAAAAGTGGGGTGAGAAACTCACGTATGAACGGCTTATCCGCTTTATTCGAACGTATCAGCCTGATATATTGATGCCTTCCTTCCAAAATGATGATACCCAGCATGGACATCATCGAACAATGACAATCTTAAGTGAACGTGCCTTTAAGGATGCCGCTGATCCAACTGTTTTTCCACAACAATTGAAACAGGGTCTATCTGTATGGCAAGTGAAAAAGTTATATTTACCTGTTTCCTCCGCAGATCAAGCAACCACTTCGATTGAAATCGGAAAATATGATCCAATATATGGTGTGACTTACCCGCAGCTTGGGGAACAATCCCGCTATCTTCATAAAAGCCAAGGCATGGGTTCTGATATTCCTGCAGCACCTCGACAGATCCATCTGGATTTGAAACAAAGTGCCGTTGATACAAAAAAACAGTCGGACCTTTTTGCAGGTGTACCTTATAATTTTACAGAATGGGCTGAAAAACTCCCTCACTCAGCTTCAAAATTAAAGGGTGAATTTAAATACTTACAACGAAATTTGGATGCCGTTATTACGGCTTATCCAAATGATAAACGTGTTTTTTCAACATCCCAAACAGCGCTCTCCAATGTTCGTTCAATTATTGCGCAAATCAAAAAAGCTAAGCTAAGTCCTGCCACGAAGAACGACTTGATTCATAAGCTCTCATTAAAAGATGAGCAATTGCAAAACGTCAGTTATGTCTCCTCAGGACTGGATGTTCAAGCTAAAGCTGCTTCAATGATTCTTACGAAAGGCCAAAATACGAACGTAACCGTAACCTTGAAGAATAACGGGAAACAAGCATTGAAAAAAGTCGCGGCTGCATTGAACGTGCCTAAAGGATGGACGGCTAAAACAAAATCTAAAGAAATCAATCTAAAACCAAATGAATCAGCAAAAATAACCTACCAGGTTAAAGTCCCAGAAGATGCAGCTTATTACCATGCTTATGATGAATCAACAATTACAACCAATATTTCTTATAAATACGGCAGCACCAAAACTGCCATAAAGGAAGAATTGGATGGAACGATAGCTGTCCTTCCTGACGTTGGCCTTACCCTATCTCCTGAAGATATCGTGGTAAATACAGTAGATGTAAAAGAAGAAATACCAGTGACCGTAACCTTGAAAAATTATACAGAGGGAAAGACATCAGCAAAGGTCGCTTTGAAAATCCCTGAAAATTGGGGAATTCTCCCTAAAAAAGCCACCGTATCACTTAATGAAAAATCAGAAGAAAAACAAGTGAAGTTCACCCTCACACCACCGAAGGCAATTCAAAATGGGGAATATCAGGTTAAGGCAGTTGCCACTGTCAATGGCAAAACCTTTGATTCAACCATCCAGGAAATTTCCTATGACCATATCGGAACATTCTATTACCAATACCCAGCAGCCACCAACACTGTTGCATTTGAGCTTTTAATGCCGGCTTCATTAAAAGTGGGTTACATTGAAAGTGGATTTGATAAAGTAGCAGATTACTTAAGCAATGCAGGCCTTAACATTACAAAGTTAACCGCAGCTGATTTAGCAGAAGGTGATTTGAGCCAATACGACACGATCGTTACAGGCATACGTGCCTATCTATCCAGGGAAGATTTGAAGGCAAATAACGCTCGCTTACTTGAATATGTGGAAAATGGCGGTCATCTCGTCGTTCAATACCATAAACCTGGTGATGGATGGGATGCCCTGAAGACTGCCCCATATCCACTTACCCTCGGGAATCCTTCCATTCGCTGGAGGGTAACAGATGAAAATGCCGCGGTAAACGTGTTGAAACCAAAATCAGCGCTTTTTAACTATCCAAATAAAATAACATCGGACGACTGGAATAATTGGGATCAAGAAAGAGGATTGTACTTCCCAATGAAATGGGATAATCGATTTGAAACGTTCATTTCCATGGCTGATCCGAATGAAGCACCATTTGATGGCGGAATCCTTATGGCAAAATACGGTAAAGGCACCTACCTTTACACGAACCTTGTCCTATACAGGCAAATTCAAGGTCAGGTTCCAGGCGGATATCGAATCATGACGAACCTGATTAGTTATGGGCAGTAA